One genomic window of Clostridia bacterium includes the following:
- a CDS encoding V-type ATPase subunit, whose translation MRQADYAYGVAYIRALENKLLDKSDIESLILCKTPEEAMRVLADKGYGSEPCAPQDFEKLLKAQQQLCWETVREVMPKGASLDILMYENDFHNIKVMIKATFAGVKEYKHLFLEPGTLDAAQIEQAISTKNFGLLQSPFKEAAEYSYSLLAETEDSQLSDIALDKAAMDAMMQAANESGSSFIKEFVTLKNALSDIKIAYRAQKTEKDRSFLEKALSKHSAFNREALIENALSNSDALFGYIESCNYGEAVSALKEGISAFEKYADEKITAFTEQAKYVILGVEPLLAFILKKQAELLSVRIILSCKINGFSEQEIRERLRG comes from the coding sequence GTGAGACAGGCAGATTACGCTTATGGCGTTGCATACATCCGCGCGTTGGAAAACAAGCTTTTGGACAAAAGTGATATTGAAAGCCTGATTTTGTGCAAAACACCCGAAGAGGCTATGCGTGTCCTTGCAGATAAGGGCTACGGCTCAGAGCCTTGTGCACCGCAGGATTTTGAAAAACTGCTTAAAGCCCAGCAACAGCTATGCTGGGAAACGGTGCGGGAGGTTATGCCAAAGGGTGCATCTCTTGATATTTTAATGTATGAAAACGATTTCCATAATATCAAGGTGATGATTAAGGCAACCTTTGCAGGGGTAAAGGAATACAAGCATCTGTTCTTAGAGCCGGGCACATTGGATGCAGCGCAAATTGAGCAGGCGATTTCTACCAAGAATTTTGGGTTGCTGCAATCGCCTTTTAAAGAGGCGGCAGAGTATAGCTACAGCCTTCTTGCGGAAACCGAGGACAGTCAGCTTTCGGATATTGCTTTGGACAAAGCGGCAATGGATGCTATGATGCAGGCGGCAAACGAGAGCGGAAGTTCATTTATCAAAGAGTTTGTGACCTTAAAAAATGCACTTTCGGACATCAAAATTGCTTACAGAGCGCAAAAGACCGAAAAGGACAGAAGCTTTCTGGAAAAAGCCCTTTCTAAGCATTCGGCATTCAATCGGGAAGCCCTGATTGAAAATGCCTTAAGCAACAGCGATGCGCTTTTTGGCTACATCGAATCCTGCAACTACGGGGAAGCGGTGTCTGCGTTGAAAGAGGGTATCAGTGCTTTTGAAAAGTACGCGGACGAAAAGATAACCGCTTTTACCGAGCAGGCAAAATACGTTATCTTAGGTGTTGAACCCCTTCTGGCGTTCATTTTAAAGAAACAGGCAGAGCTTTTGTCGGTGCGGATTATTTTATCCTGCAAAATCAACGGCTTTTCCGAGCAGGAAATCCGGGAAAGATTGAGAGGGTAG
- a CDS encoding V-type ATP synthase subunit F (produces ATP from ADP in the presence of a proton gradient across the membrane; the F subunit is part of the catalytic core of the ATP synthase complex), whose translation MAVNKRIGILGDYDSISAFKVLGLDPVPVKNGEEAEDALKALIAREYTVIFITENFAEAVSDILDEYRTKPTPAIIPIPSVSGSTGFGVSYVKKAVEQAVGSDIIFNQE comes from the coding sequence ATGGCAGTGAATAAACGTATCGGTATTTTAGGCGATTACGACAGTATTTCTGCATTCAAGGTGCTGGGGCTTGACCCTGTACCCGTTAAAAACGGGGAAGAAGCAGAGGATGCACTGAAAGCGTTGATTGCCAGAGAATATACGGTGATTTTTATAACCGAAAACTTTGCAGAAGCGGTGTCGGATATTTTGGACGAATACCGCACAAAGCCTACACCTGCAATCATTCCGATTCCGTCGGTTTCAGGCAGTACGGGCTTTGGTGTAAGCTATGTAAAGAAGGCAGTGGAACAGGCTGTCGGTTCGGATATTATTTTTAATCAGGAATAA
- a CDS encoding V-type ATP synthase subunit D produces MAILSVNPTRMELSKLKKKLAVATRGHKLLKDKRDELMRQFLDIVRENKILREKVEQAIEKANRSLIMAQSVMSKEVLQTALLLPKQGVEVTVSEKNIMSVDVPVFNTKTKTDNPHDIFSYGYAYTNGDLDAGVLTLAEILPDMLRLAQQENAAQLLAAEIEKTRRRVNALEHVLIPDTQDTIRYIVMKLDENERSSTTRLMKIKDMMIEQNLQAK; encoded by the coding sequence GTGGCAATTTTATCTGTGAATCCCACCCGTATGGAGCTGAGTAAGCTTAAAAAGAAGCTTGCCGTGGCGACACGCGGTCATAAGCTTTTAAAAGATAAGCGGGATGAGCTGATGCGTCAGTTTTTGGATATTGTGCGGGAAAATAAAATCTTGCGCGAAAAGGTGGAGCAGGCGATTGAAAAGGCAAACCGCTCTTTGATTATGGCGCAATCCGTCATGTCCAAAGAGGTTTTGCAAACTGCCCTGCTTTTGCCAAAGCAAGGGGTAGAGGTTACCGTTTCCGAAAAGAATATCATGAGCGTGGATGTGCCGGTTTTTAATACCAAAACCAAAACCGATAACCCCCATGACATTTTCTCTTACGGCTATGCCTATACCAACGGCGACTTAGACGCAGGCGTTCTGACTTTAGCCGAAATCTTACCTGATATGTTGCGCCTTGCTCAGCAGGAAAATGCAGCACAACTCTTGGCGGCAGAAATTGAAAAGACGCGCCGTCGCGTAAACGCCTTAGAGCACGTCTTAATTCCCGATACACAAGACACCATCCGCTATATCGTCATGAAGCTGGACGAAAACGAGCGCTCCAGCACCACCAGACTGATGAAAATCAAGGACATGATGATTGAACAGAATTTACAAGCAAAATAA
- a CDS encoding V-type ATP synthase subunit E — MADLRIITDRIAADAQEKAKEILKQADAKYTEILAEYKARAQADGEKTCEQARKDSEILTTSAISGAAKEKAQAILAEKNRLITETLLKAEETVYNMQDAEYMALMEKLLAKHKNDAQKGEIVFNAKDKARLSDGMKTAMEKAGLTLSADTADIRGGFILKYGMIEENCAVEALFREHHEMLVDIVCHELF, encoded by the coding sequence ATGGCAGATTTGCGGATTATAACCGACCGTATTGCCGCTGACGCGCAGGAAAAAGCCAAGGAAATTCTAAAGCAGGCAGATGCAAAGTACACAGAAATTCTGGCAGAATATAAAGCGCGTGCGCAGGCAGACGGTGAAAAAACTTGCGAACAGGCAAGAAAAGACAGCGAAATCTTAACCACCTCCGCAATTTCGGGTGCCGCAAAGGAAAAGGCACAGGCAATCTTAGCCGAAAAAAACCGTTTAATTACCGAAACCCTTTTAAAAGCAGAAGAAACGGTTTACAATATGCAGGATGCCGAGTATATGGCGCTTATGGAAAAGCTTCTTGCAAAGCATAAAAACGACGCTCAAAAGGGTGAGATCGTATTTAATGCAAAAGATAAAGCTCGCCTTTCGGACGGCATGAAAACCGCTATGGAAAAGGCAGGACTTACTTTGTCGGCTGACACAGCGGACATTCGGGGCGGATTTATCTTAAAGTATGGCATGATTGAAGAAAACTGTGCGGTAGAAGCCCTTTTCAGAGAGCATCACGAAATGCTGGTGGATATAGTATGCCACGAGCTGTTTTAA
- a CDS encoding V-type ATP synthase subunit B, which yields MAKEYRTIKEVAGPLMLVQDVEQATYNELGEIELESGEIRRCRVLEINGTNALVQLFENSAGINLSNSKVRFLGRGIELGVSEDMLGRMFDGLGNPIDGGPEIIPEQRVDINGVPMNPAARNYPSEFIQTGVSAIDGLNTLVRGQKLPIFSGSGLPHANLAAQIARQAKVLGKDESFAVVFAAVGITFEEANYFKEEFTRTGAIDRTVLFVNLANDPAIERIATPKMALTAAEFLAFEKGMHVLVIITDITNYADALREVSAARKEVPGRRGYPGYMYTDLAAMYERAGRLKGKDGSITLIPILTMPEDDKTHPIPDLTGYITEGQIILSRELYRKNIMPPVDVLPSLSRLKDKGIGEGKTRADHANTMNQLFAAYARGKEAKELMAILGEAALSDIDKLYAQFAEAFEEKYVSQGYDNDRGIEETLEIGWELLSILPKSELKRIKDEFIEKYYKN from the coding sequence ATGGCAAAAGAATATCGTACCATAAAAGAGGTTGCAGGTCCTTTGATGCTGGTGCAAGATGTAGAACAGGCAACCTATAATGAGCTTGGTGAAATCGAGCTGGAAAGCGGTGAAATCCGTCGTTGCAGAGTGCTGGAAATCAACGGTACCAACGCATTGGTGCAGTTGTTTGAAAACAGCGCAGGAATCAACCTTTCCAATTCAAAAGTACGCTTTTTAGGACGCGGTATCGAGCTTGGCGTATCCGAAGATATGTTAGGCCGTATGTTTGATGGTCTCGGAAACCCCATTGACGGCGGTCCCGAAATTATCCCCGAACAGCGCGTAGACATCAACGGTGTGCCCATGAACCCTGCCGCAAGAAATTACCCCTCCGAATTCATTCAGACGGGTGTTTCGGCAATTGATGGCTTGAACACCTTAGTTAGAGGGCAGAAACTGCCTATCTTCTCGGGTTCGGGTTTGCCGCACGCAAATTTAGCGGCACAGATTGCCCGTCAGGCAAAGGTGCTCGGTAAGGATGAAAGCTTTGCAGTAGTATTTGCGGCTGTAGGTATCACCTTTGAAGAAGCAAATTACTTTAAAGAAGAATTTACAAGAACCGGTGCAATCGACAGAACGGTGCTGTTTGTAAACCTTGCAAACGACCCGGCTATCGAACGTATCGCAACTCCGAAAATGGCGCTTACTGCCGCAGAATTTTTGGCTTTCGAAAAGGGGATGCACGTTCTGGTTATCATTACCGATATCACAAACTATGCAGACGCCTTGCGTGAAGTGTCCGCGGCAAGAAAAGAAGTGCCGGGTCGTCGCGGTTACCCCGGTTATATGTACACAGACCTTGCGGCAATGTACGAACGCGCAGGCAGACTGAAAGGAAAAGACGGCTCTATCACCTTAATTCCGATTTTAACCATGCCGGAAGATGATAAGACTCATCCGATTCCTGACCTTACCGGCTACATCACAGAAGGTCAGATTATTCTGTCCCGTGAGCTGTACCGTAAAAACATCATGCCTCCCGTGGATGTTTTGCCGTCGCTTTCCCGTCTTAAAGATAAGGGTATCGGTGAGGGCAAGACCCGTGCAGACCATGCAAACACCATGAATCAGCTGTTTGCGGCATACGCAAGAGGTAAGGAAGCCAAAGAACTGATGGCAATCCTGGGCGAAGCAGCTCTTTCGGATATTGATAAGCTGTATGCGCAGTTTGCCGAAGCTTTTGAAGAAAAATACGTGTCCCAGGGCTATGACAACGACCGAGGCATTGAAGAAACCTTGGAAATCGGCTGGGAATTGCTTTCCATTCTGCCGAAATCGGAACTGAAACGTATTAAAGACGAATTTATTGAAAAGTATTACAAAAACTAA
- a CDS encoding shikimate kinase has protein sequence MNITLIGMPGAGKSTVGVILSKILNLNFADTDILIQQSAGQKLAEIIAKSGTEGFLELEKETILQTNFKNTVIATGGSVVYREESILHLKKLGKVVYIKVSLAEIEKRVKSMSKRGVVALNAKTIPELYNERKALYEKYADLTVCTDGLDLEESAVKIAELLEI, from the coding sequence ATGAATATTACACTCATTGGCATGCCGGGTGCAGGCAAAAGCACGGTTGGCGTTATTTTGTCCAAAATTTTAAACTTGAATTTTGCAGACACCGATATTTTAATTCAGCAATCCGCAGGGCAAAAGCTTGCGGAAATTATTGCAAAAAGCGGTACGGAAGGCTTTTTGGAGCTGGAAAAAGAGACCATACTGCAGACCAACTTCAAAAATACGGTAATCGCCACGGGCGGCAGTGTTGTGTATAGGGAAGAAAGCATACTTCACCTGAAAAAACTTGGCAAGGTTGTGTATATTAAAGTATCGCTTGCCGAAATCGAAAAGCGGGTAAAAAGTATGTCTAAGCGCGGTGTTGTGGCACTAAATGCCAAGACAATTCCCGAGCTTTACAACGAACGCAAAGCCCTTTATGAAAAATATGCAGACCTTACCGTTTGCACCGACGGGCTGGATTTAGAGGAAAGTGCCGTAAAAATTGCCGAACTTCTTGAAATTTGA
- a CDS encoding cytidylate kinase-like family protein, with product MVITISRQFGTGGIEIGKKLAEMLGYDYYDKEIIEMASEKSGISEEMFERAEKEHNSFLYSLATANYAGYTTSIFNADISNSDNLFVIQSNVIREVAKKGNCVIVGRCGNQVLAEEPHVLKVYLHADKEYRINRVMSNLNIGRKEAETLVKKTDKKRASYYNFFTSGTWGSASEYDVCLNASVVGLDGTADVIRVLAEKLVK from the coding sequence ATGGTAATCACCATCAGCAGACAGTTTGGTACAGGCGGTATCGAAATCGGCAAGAAATTAGCAGAGATGTTAGGTTACGATTATTATGACAAGGAAATTATCGAAATGGCATCCGAAAAAAGCGGCATCAGCGAAGAAATGTTTGAGAGAGCGGAAAAGGAGCATAACAGTTTTCTGTATTCCCTGGCAACCGCAAATTATGCAGGGTATACCACATCTATTTTCAATGCAGATATTTCCAATTCGGACAATTTGTTTGTGATTCAGTCAAACGTAATCCGTGAAGTGGCTAAAAAAGGCAATTGCGTTATTGTTGGTCGCTGCGGCAATCAGGTTCTGGCAGAAGAACCGCATGTTTTAAAGGTGTACTTACATGCCGACAAGGAATACCGTATTAACCGCGTTATGTCCAATTTAAATATCGGCAGAAAAGAAGCTGAAACCCTTGTGAAAAAGACCGATAAGAAGAGAGCATCTTACTACAACTTCTTTACAAGCGGTACCTGGGGCAGCGCAAGCGAATACGATGTTTGCTTAAATGCTTCGGTAGTGGGCTTGGACGGCACTGCAGATGTCATCCGCGTACTGGCTGAAAAATTAGTAAAATAA
- a CDS encoding V-type ATP synthase subunit K, translating to MSYGTLFAWLGVVFAVVLAGIGSSKGVGMASEAAAGVVSEDPSKFGKLLVLQLLPGTQGLYGLIVGVMVLLNIGVLGGDPLPASTEGTVQGLLYLAACLPIGLGGLFSAMYQGRVATSGVSLVAKRPQESSKAIVSASLVELYALLAFITSFLMVTGM from the coding sequence ATGAGTTATGGTACATTATTTGCATGGTTAGGCGTAGTTTTCGCCGTAGTATTGGCTGGTATCGGTTCTTCAAAGGGCGTTGGTATGGCGTCTGAAGCGGCTGCAGGTGTTGTTTCGGAAGACCCGTCCAAGTTCGGTAAATTGCTGGTTTTACAGCTTCTGCCGGGTACACAGGGTCTTTACGGCTTGATTGTTGGCGTTATGGTTCTTTTAAACATTGGTGTATTGGGCGGCGATCCTTTGCCCGCAAGCACAGAAGGTACCGTTCAGGGATTATTATATCTGGCAGCTTGTCTGCCGATTGGTCTTGGCGGTCTTTTCTCCGCAATGTATCAGGGCAGAGTAGCAACCTCTGGTGTAAGCCTTGTGGCAAAACGTCCCCAGGAATCCTCTAAGGCTATCGTTTCTGCTTCTTTGGTAGAATTGTATGCACTTCTGGCATTCATCACCTCTTTCCTTATGGTAACAGGTATGTAA
- a CDS encoding V-type ATP synthase subunit A, whose protein sequence is MANGTIVKVSGPLVVASNMRDANMFDVVKVSQHGLIGEIIEMHGDQASVQVYEETSGLGPGEPVISTGAPLSVELGPGLISGIYDGIQRPLNKIMEQVGTNLHRGVSVPSLDREKKWTFVPVLSAGAKVVAGDILGTVQETQAVVQKIMVPYGVEGTILSIEKGDFTVEETVCVVETAKGKKELTLMQKWPVRRGRPYKQKMSPDMPLVTGQRVIDTLFPISKGGVAAVPGPFGSGKTVVQHQLAKWADADIVVYIGCGERGNEMTDVLNEFPEIKDPKTGLTLMERTVLIANTSDMPVAAREASIYTGITIAEYFRDMGYSVALMGDSTSRWAEALREMSGRLEEMPGEEGYPAYLGSRLAQFYERAGRVYTLGSEERTGELSVIGAVSPPGGDISEPVSQATLRIVKVFWSLDSALAYKRHFPAINWLKSYSLYLDSMKNWFDQEVSPDWMVCRNRMMLLLQEEEELDEIVKLVGMDALSAPDRIKLEAARSIREDFLHQDAFHEVDTFTSLNKQLLMMKLVLAYYDKANEALKNGVPVNAIFSLPAREQIGRFKYLPEQETKDAFEEILHALDVQLEQAAVKED, encoded by the coding sequence ATGGCAAACGGAACAATCGTAAAGGTTTCAGGACCGTTGGTTGTAGCGTCGAACATGCGCGATGCAAACATGTTCGATGTGGTAAAGGTAAGTCAGCACGGCTTGATTGGTGAAATCATTGAAATGCACGGCGATCAGGCATCGGTGCAGGTTTACGAGGAAACCTCCGGCTTAGGCCCCGGTGAACCGGTAATTTCTACTGGTGCACCCCTTTCGGTAGAGTTGGGACCGGGTCTGATTTCAGGTATCTATGACGGTATCCAGAGACCTTTAAATAAAATCATGGAGCAGGTAGGTACAAACCTGCACAGAGGTGTTTCAGTACCTTCTCTGGACAGAGAAAAGAAATGGACGTTTGTACCGGTGCTTTCTGCAGGCGCTAAGGTTGTTGCAGGCGACATCTTAGGAACGGTGCAGGAAACACAGGCAGTTGTACAGAAAATTATGGTTCCCTATGGGGTAGAGGGTACAATCCTTTCTATCGAAAAGGGCGATTTTACAGTAGAAGAAACGGTTTGCGTGGTGGAAACCGCAAAGGGCAAAAAAGAGCTTACCCTTATGCAGAAATGGCCGGTACGCCGCGGCAGACCGTATAAGCAGAAAATGTCTCCCGATATGCCCCTTGTTACGGGTCAGCGCGTCATTGATACACTTTTCCCCATTTCCAAGGGTGGTGTAGCTGCAGTTCCCGGACCTTTCGGCAGCGGTAAAACGGTTGTACAGCATCAGCTGGCAAAATGGGCAGACGCAGATATCGTGGTCTACATCGGTTGCGGTGAACGTGGCAACGAAATGACCGACGTTTTAAACGAATTCCCCGAAATCAAAGACCCCAAAACAGGTCTTACGCTTATGGAAAGAACGGTGCTGATTGCCAACACCTCCGACATGCCGGTTGCAGCGCGTGAAGCATCGATCTATACAGGTATTACCATCGCAGAATATTTCAGAGATATGGGCTATTCTGTGGCACTTATGGGTGACTCCACCTCCCGTTGGGCAGAAGCGCTTCGCGAAATGAGCGGACGTTTGGAAGAAATGCCCGGTGAAGAAGGGTATCCTGCATACTTAGGTTCGCGCCTGGCACAGTTCTATGAACGGGCAGGCAGAGTGTACACCTTAGGTAGCGAAGAACGTACCGGTGAGCTTTCGGTTATCGGTGCAGTATCCCCTCCGGGCGGTGACATTTCCGAGCCTGTATCCCAGGCAACCTTACGTATCGTAAAGGTGTTCTGGAGCTTAGACTCTGCCCTTGCGTATAAGAGACATTTCCCGGCAATTAACTGGCTGAAATCCTATTCGCTGTATTTAGACAGCATGAAGAACTGGTTTGATCAGGAGGTTTCGCCCGACTGGATGGTTTGCAGAAACCGCATGATGCTTCTCCTGCAGGAAGAAGAGGAACTGGACGAAATTGTAAAACTGGTTGGTATGGACGCCCTTTCCGCGCCCGACCGTATCAAATTGGAAGCAGCACGCTCTATCCGTGAAGACTTCTTGCATCAGGATGCGTTCCATGAAGTGGATACCTTCACTTCTTTAAATAAACAGCTTCTGATGATGAAATTGGTTCTGGCATACTATGACAAAGCCAATGAAGCATTAAAGAACGGCGTTCCGGTAAACGCAATCTTCTCTTTGCCGGCACGCGAACAAATCGGCAGATTCAAATACCTGCCTGAGCAGGAAACAAAAGATGCATTTGAAGAAATTCTGCATGCATTGGATGTTCAGCTCGAACAGGCAGCAGTAAAGGAGGACTAA
- a CDS encoding V-type ATP synthase subunit I, whose protein sequence is MIAKMKKISVIGLKTQRKAVMELLQKTASVEFIPAKDKSLEQVDVSNSIIGFERHLNAAVQALAILEEYAPEKTAMFAMRKEADVTKISMQANEAKEMGDLILGISTAHKRIAEIDTDIGRLLSRITVLEPWKTLDVPLNSGGTQATESALGVAQGCLEIAQIEALLGTAKDFVYFEIVSADKECTRLYFMYPKDKKADAEKAMREAGFVPPAFSLSHLSARDKIKQLSQRIEALKEEAKVKKQTILDAAERRAEIQMFHDRLVMRIDKYNELEKLCQTETTFVMHGYVPQKKAEKIQKLLTEKTNSYVEITDIPEDEETPVLLVNNAFAKPVEGITTTYSMPGKTDIDPNPIMAFFYYLFFGMMFSDAGYGLLMVLVCGYLGFFAKVEQSTKNNMRMFFYCGVSTTFWGFMYGGFFGDLIPGLKPIWINPIEEPLTLMIFSIALGLVQILVGLGIKFYTLWRQKERLAALFDVGLWIVVLCGVCVMAGGMLFGIDGLSDAGIYMMIGGAVGLVLTQGRSQKNIIMKLFSGILSLYDVTSYVSDALSYSRLMALGLATGVIANVVNTMGKLAGGGVVGMIVFVVIFIIGHLINFALNCLGAYVHTNRLQYVEFFAKFYEGGGRAFAPLKMNTKYYMFMEE, encoded by the coding sequence ATGATAGCCAAAATGAAAAAAATTTCGGTTATCGGATTAAAAACACAGCGCAAAGCCGTTATGGAGCTGTTGCAGAAAACCGCCTCGGTAGAGTTTATTCCCGCAAAGGATAAAAGCTTAGAGCAGGTGGATGTTTCAAACAGCATTATCGGCTTTGAACGGCATTTAAATGCCGCGGTGCAGGCGCTTGCAATTTTAGAAGAGTATGCACCCGAAAAAACAGCCATGTTTGCCATGCGCAAAGAGGCGGATGTGACTAAGATTTCCATGCAGGCCAATGAGGCAAAAGAAATGGGTGACCTGATACTCGGCATTTCCACAGCCCATAAGCGCATTGCAGAAATTGATACCGATATTGGCAGACTTTTAAGCCGTATCACCGTGTTAGAACCCTGGAAAACCTTAGACGTGCCTTTAAATTCGGGGGGGACACAAGCCACCGAATCGGCACTCGGTGTGGCGCAGGGTTGCCTGGAGATTGCGCAAATCGAAGCGTTACTGGGTACAGCCAAAGATTTTGTTTACTTTGAAATCGTAAGTGCGGACAAAGAGTGCACAAGACTGTATTTTATGTATCCGAAGGATAAAAAAGCAGATGCAGAAAAGGCAATGCGCGAAGCGGGCTTTGTACCCCCGGCATTTTCCCTTTCCCATTTGAGTGCAAGAGACAAAATCAAGCAGTTAAGCCAGCGGATTGAAGCGTTGAAAGAAGAAGCTAAGGTTAAAAAGCAGACCATTCTGGATGCGGCAGAGCGCAGAGCAGAAATTCAGATGTTTCACGACCGTCTGGTAATGCGTATTGATAAGTACAACGAGCTGGAAAAGCTTTGCCAGACCGAAACGACTTTTGTGATGCATGGCTATGTTCCGCAGAAAAAAGCGGAGAAAATCCAAAAGCTGTTAACCGAAAAAACAAATTCGTATGTGGAAATTACCGATATTCCCGAGGATGAGGAGACGCCGGTATTGCTCGTAAACAATGCCTTTGCCAAGCCGGTGGAGGGCATTACCACCACCTATTCCATGCCCGGCAAAACCGATATTGACCCCAACCCGATTATGGCGTTTTTCTATTATCTGTTTTTCGGCATGATGTTCTCGGATGCAGGCTACGGTCTTTTGATGGTTCTGGTTTGCGGTTACTTGGGCTTTTTTGCCAAAGTGGAGCAGAGCACAAAGAACAACATGAGAATGTTTTTCTACTGCGGTGTGTCCACAACCTTCTGGGGCTTTATGTACGGCGGCTTTTTCGGTGACCTGATACCGGGACTGAAACCGATTTGGATTAACCCCATTGAAGAACCGCTTACCCTGATGATTTTCTCAATCGCATTGGGTCTTGTGCAGATTCTTGTGGGCCTTGGCATCAAATTCTATACCCTCTGGAGACAAAAAGAGCGTCTGGCGGCACTTTTTGATGTAGGCTTATGGATTGTGGTGCTGTGCGGTGTCTGCGTGATGGCAGGCGGTATGCTGTTTGGCATTGACGGTTTATCCGATGCAGGTATTTATATGATGATTGGCGGTGCGGTCGGTCTGGTGCTGACCCAGGGACGCAGTCAGAAAAACATTATTATGAAGCTGTTCAGCGGTATACTGAGCTTATATGATGTAACAAGCTATGTGTCGGACGCACTGTCTTATTCAAGACTGATGGCGCTTGGTCTTGCCACAGGTGTTATTGCCAACGTGGTGAACACCATGGGCAAGCTGGCAGGCGGCGGTGTTGTGGGGATGATTGTGTTTGTGGTGATTTTCATCATCGGTCACCTCATCAACTTTGCATTAAACTGCTTGGGTGCGTATGTGCATACAAACCGATTGCAGTATGTTGAATTTTTTGCGAAATTTTATGAAGGCGGCGGACGCGCTTTTGCCCCTCTTAAAATGAATACAAAATATTATATGTTTATGGAGGAATGA
- a CDS encoding DUF378 domain-containing protein: MDTISLILVIIGALNWGAIGLFGIDVVATIFGGQFSVISRIIYTLVGIAGIWSITLLFRDRTGHEESMK, translated from the coding sequence ATGGATACAATTTCTCTTATTTTAGTCATCATCGGCGCACTCAACTGGGGCGCAATCGGGCTTTTTGGTATTGACGTGGTGGCAACCATCTTCGGCGGTCAGTTTTCTGTCATCAGCCGTATCATTTACACCCTTGTGGGTATCGCGGGCATCTGGAGCATTACCCTTTTGTTCCGGGACCGTACAGGACACGAAGAATCCATGAAATGA